One Sagittula stellata E-37 genomic window carries:
- the rbsK gene encoding ribokinase — MAEQTGIAILGIYVADTAYLAARMPVSGETIMGSGFSLGPGGKGSNQAVAAGRAGAQVSFISKIGDDPFGKMALQIYEETGVTPKVEVMPDMPSGAAFIFVNDQTGENAIIVYPGAAGTISAADVEAQRDVIEGAKVFVTQLEQPAKAALAALRMARAAGVITVFNPAPANSFDDACYAQTDYFVPNESEAAALVGFEIKTEEDARRAAEIFVERGVGTALITLGDKGVYIHGQGISTRIPAMTNAAVIDTAGAGDAFIGGFATSLSEGKGVEDAVRMGCATAGIAVTRRGTAPAMPSRAEIDALLGETA, encoded by the coding sequence ATGGCAGAGCAGACGGGCATCGCGATCCTTGGGATCTATGTCGCCGACACGGCCTATCTTGCGGCGCGGATGCCGGTGAGTGGCGAGACGATCATGGGCTCGGGGTTTTCGCTGGGACCGGGCGGCAAGGGGTCCAACCAGGCGGTGGCGGCGGGTCGCGCCGGGGCGCAGGTCAGCTTTATCTCGAAGATCGGCGACGATCCCTTCGGCAAGATGGCACTTCAGATTTACGAAGAAACGGGTGTGACGCCGAAGGTCGAGGTCATGCCCGACATGCCCTCCGGCGCGGCCTTCATCTTTGTCAACGACCAGACAGGTGAGAACGCGATCATCGTCTACCCCGGCGCGGCGGGCACCATTTCCGCCGCCGACGTGGAGGCACAGCGCGACGTGATCGAAGGCGCCAAGGTCTTTGTCACGCAGCTTGAACAGCCCGCCAAGGCGGCGCTGGCCGCTTTGCGGATGGCAAGAGCGGCGGGCGTGATCACGGTGTTCAACCCTGCCCCGGCCAATTCCTTCGACGACGCCTGTTATGCGCAAACCGACTACTTCGTTCCGAACGAGAGCGAAGCCGCGGCCCTCGTCGGTTTCGAGATCAAGACAGAGGAAGACGCGCGTCGCGCCGCCGAGATCTTTGTAGAACGTGGCGTCGGCACGGCGCTGATCACGCTGGGCGACAAGGGCGTCTACATCCACGGACAGGGCATCAGCACCCGCATTCCCGCCATGACCAACGCCGCTGTCATCGACACGGCAGGCGCGGGCGACGCATTCATCGGCGGGTTCGCCACCTCGCTGTCCGAAGGAAAGGGTGTCGAGGATGCGGTGCGCATGGGCTGCGCCACGGCAGGCATCGCAGTGACCCGGCGCGGCACCGCCCCCGCCATGCCATCCCGGGCGGAAATCGACGCCC